GCCAGCGCTCGGCGCGCTGTCACTAATCGGCCTGCGCAACCATGCAGCGACTCAGCGCCGCACGCTCCTCTGCAGCGGGTTGTCGCTCGCGTGCGCAGCAGGAGCCTGGCTCGACTTCGGTTCACTCCATGCAATTGCAGCACACGACCGCTGGTCGATCGCCTCTCGGCTCTTCGGCGTCGAGTTCTTCGTCATCGACGAATTAAATGCGCCGCTACTGCCGATGGCGGCGCTAATCAGCTTCGTCACCGCGCTCGCGACGCTGCGCACAAAATTCCGCCACTATCCGTTCACGATCAGTTTGCTCTCCGAGACGATCCTGCTCGCGACGCTCAGCTGCCGCCACTCGTGGGGCATCGTCGCCCTGCTCGCGATCAGCGTGCTGCCGCCGCTATGGGAACTCCACAGTCGCGGCAAACCAATGCGCGTGTTTGCGATTCATATTTCATTCTTCGTCACGCTGCTCGTCGCTGGATGGTGGCTTGTCGAACGAACAACGCCCGGCACGGCGTCCTCGAGTCTCGCGTTTGGACTGTTGACCGCCGCCGTGCTGCTGCGCTGCGGGGCCGTGCCGTTCCACTGCTGGATCACCGACCTGTTCGAACACGCCGCGTTCGGCACGTCGCTGTTGTTCGTCACGCCCATGGTCGGCGTCTACGCGGCTGTGCGCTTGCTACTGCCGACGGCTCCCGACTGGGCCCTGCAGAGTCTCGCACTAGTCTCCATCGTCACGGCCGTCTACGCCGCTGGGATGGCGCTGGTGCAACGCGACGGCCGGCGGTTCTTCTGCTATTTGTTCTTGAGCCACTCGTCGCTCGTGCTCGTCGGACTTGAATCGGCCACTCCCATCGGTTTGACTGGCGCTCTCTGCCTCTGGATCTCGGTCGGCCTGGCGCTCACCGGATTCGGCCTGACGCTGCGAGCGATCGAATCCCGTACTGGCCGCCTCTCGCTCAGCGAATTCCACGGCCTTTACGAACATACGCCAACGCTCGCGGCGTTCTTCCTGATTACCGGCCTCGCGAGCATCGGCTTTCCCGGGACGATCGGCTTCGTCGGCGCCGAACTGCTGCTTGAGGGCGCCATCGGCGTCCACCCGTGGATCTGCTTGCTGGCGGTGCTCACTGCCGCGCTCAACGGCATCGCCGTGCTGCAGGCTTACTTCCGCATCTTCACGGGCAAGCGTTACTTCCCGACGATCTCCCTGCGAAGCCGCCTACCGGAACGGATCGCCGTGCTGGCCCTTGCAGCGCTCCTGCTCGGCGGCGGCCTCTTTCCTCAGCCAGGGCTGACCTCGCGTTACCGCGCCGCCAGCGAATTGATCGCCGCCCGCCTTGAGCGGCTTGGCCAGAGGTCGGCGATGCGAGCTGCCAGCGACTGACCGAGAGCATGTCGGCCGTAAGCGGCCAAACTTACCGCTTTCTGCGGCTTCTTTTCCCCGGTTTTGCTGGCGTCCAAAGTGTCCGGCGCCGATGCAAATATTGACGCCTCGGCGACCCGAGCCAACTCGGACCGCGTTGACTTTTCCCCAGCCGCGAACTAGAAGTATCAGTGACTGCTAATAGGTTTTGGCAGGCGATTTTCGGGCCCAGCGGCCCCTCTGGACGCCATGATTCGCTCACTGATCAACGCCGCGAACGTCGCTTGCCAATGGGGCGGGCAATGCGCGTTTCGATCAATGGTGCTGGCGATCGCACTAGTCGCGTACGGCTCGATCCCGAGTCTCTCGCTCGTGCAGACCGAGGTCGAATCTGAGGTTCAAGAAGAGGCCGCGACCGCTTCCAAACCGATCGGAGAGTTCCGACGCAGCCTCCGCTACGTCGACCTCGCTTACCCGGTGAAGAGCGGCCAAGTGGCGGCCCATGTTTGTCGTTCGCCAGCCTTAGCGGCCCATTACGTTGATTCGATTCCGCACCTCTCGGCCGGACTGGCGCTTCCGCTGCGCTGTTAGCAGGGCAACCGCCTCCGGCGCGCTCTTGCGGTGCGCCTGTGAGGTCGCTCGACGAACTCGGCGGCGTTTGCCAGAGCGTTTCTTCCATCCAGTCGAACTTGCGGTTGCCTCGTCGAGCCTACGCGAGCGCATCTTGCGTCCGTCGGCTCCGGCTGCTCGCTTCGACTTACATGCCGCGGCCGACCATCGGCTGCGCCATTCACCGACTTACGATTCGGAATCTTACCTACCATGCAAAAACTAGTAGACGGCGTTCATCGCTTCCAAAACGACGTGTTCTCCACGCACGAGCGC
This sequence is a window from Lacipirellula parvula. Protein-coding genes within it:
- a CDS encoding proton-conducting transporter membrane subunit encodes the protein MTELHLPWLQLAIALPALGALSLIGLRNHAATQRRTLLCSGLSLACAAGAWLDFGSLHAIAAHDRWSIASRLFGVEFFVIDELNAPLLPMAALISFVTALATLRTKFRHYPFTISLLSETILLATLSCRHSWGIVALLAISVLPPLWELHSRGKPMRVFAIHISFFVTLLVAGWWLVERTTPGTASSSLAFGLLTAAVLLRCGAVPFHCWITDLFEHAAFGTSLLFVTPMVGVYAAVRLLLPTAPDWALQSLALVSIVTAVYAAGMALVQRDGRRFFCYLFLSHSSLVLVGLESATPIGLTGALCLWISVGLALTGFGLTLRAIESRTGRLSLSEFHGLYEHTPTLAAFFLITGLASIGFPGTIGFVGAELLLEGAIGVHPWICLLAVLTAALNGIAVLQAYFRIFTGKRYFPTISLRSRLPERIAVLALAALLLGGGLFPQPGLTSRYRAASELIAARLERLGQRSAMRAASD